The Halorussus gelatinilyticus genome contains the following window.
AGCGCCGCTGTCCTCGCCGGAGGTCTCGACGCTCGGGTCTGGTCGTCGCACGGTCAGACGCTCAGGCCGAAGTCGTTCAGGTCGGCCTTGCCCTGTTCGGTCACCATCTCGATGGACCACTCGGGACTCCAGACGAGGCGGAGGTCCACCGACTCGATACCCTCGACGCCCGCGACGGCGCGCTCTACCTCGTCGGTCAGCATGTCTCGCGCCGGGCACCCCGAGTAGGTCAGGGTCATCAGGACCTCGGCGTGGTGGCCCTCGTCCACTCGCTCCGAGACCTCGACGCCGTAAATCAGTCCGAGGTCCACGATGGAGACGGGCATCTCGGGGTCCTCGACGCCGTAGAGGGCGTCCCACACGTCCGCCTCGATTCCCTCGGCACCCTCGCCGGTCGCGGGCATGTCCTCGACTTCCTCACCCTCTACGTACTCGGTGTACGCACAGAGCGCGGGGTCCGAACAGTCGTCGCTCAGGCCCGGCACGGCGGCGTCTCCCGAACCGGAGACGCCACCCGTACCGGGAATCTCGTCGGCGTCGAGGTCTGCGGGGTCCTCCTCGCGGAGGTCCGGAATCTCGGGGTCGTAGGGCAGTTCACTGGACATGGGCGTGAATCACTCCGCCTCGTCGGGGTCTTTCATGATGCGGGTCGCTTCGCTCCGGCCGAGTTCGCGGTACGTGTTGGTGAACTCGTCCCAGAGGTCGTCCCAGTCGTCGGTGTGGCTCGCGTCGCGGCCGATTTCGTCGGGCAGGTCGGCGTCCGCATCGACGTCGAGACCCAACCCTTCGAGGTACGGGACCACGGTGTCGAGCCACTCCTCGCGCATGTCCGCCAGCGTCTCGGTCCGGAGGCCTAGCTCGTCGATACGGTCCTCGACGTCCTCGTCGGTCGGCGCGAACAGCGTGAGGGCGTACGGGAAGAGGCGGTCGAGTACCTGCTGGACGCGCCGTCTCCCTTCCTCGTCGTCGCAGAGTCGCTCCAGCCAGTTCTCGGCGTGTTCGCGGTGGTAGTCCTCCTCGCCGCGAATCTTGCCCACGCGGTCGCGGATGCGAGCGTACGACGAGTCGGCGAGGGCTTCGAGGCGAAGTTCCTCGGCCACGTCGTAGAGGTACGACCGCAGAATCGGGTCGGCCCAGTCGCCCTCCTCGAAGGGGAGTTCGGTGAGCGTGCTGTGGTGCCACTCCTCGGGCGGGCGCTCCCAAATGAGGTCGGGTTCGTCCGGGCCGAAGTCCTGCAGGAGGTCGTACCAGAGGCGGGCGTGGCCCAGCTCGTCCTGCGCGATGTTCGCCAGCGCGAGGTCGGATTCGAGGGTGGGCGCGCGGACCTGCCACTCGGTGTAGCGCTCCGCGAGGACGAACTCGTCGTCCGCGAGGCGGAACAGGAGGGTCTCGACCGCTTCGCGTTCGTCCTCCGAGAGGGCCTCCGGCCCGGACAGTTGCTCGGCGCTCGCCATCAGTCGTCACCTCGCTGGCGCTCGGCCTCGGCCTGCACCTGTTCGCTCTCGGAGTCGGCGACCTCCGAGGCGGCGGCCTCGAAGTTGTACGACTGGGCCCACCGGTAGGACTTGTCGGTCGTGCCGCCGAACTTCGCGTCCTCGGTATCGACCTCGCCGATTTCCTTCTGGGGAACGACCCAGAGGCTGTTGGTCGGCTTGCGCCGCCCGTGCTGGACCTCGGCGAACATGAGCGCCATCTCGCGGTCAGGTGCGTGGACGTTTCCGCAGTGGGTGTGATACTCGCCGGCTTGGTCCTGTCGGAACACTTCCCAAATCATGGTTAGTCTGCCGCCTGCGGGCTCGCGCCCGCGCTCTTGGTTTCCCAGTCGTCCATCGAGTTCCGAACCCACTCGACGGCCTCTTGGGTGCGACTGCGCTTGCCGATCTGTTCGTGGCTCCCCGGAGAGTCGTTCTTGGCGATAGTGAAGAACTCGTCCCAGTTCAGGTCGTCCTCCTCGACCTCGTAGGTACCGTCGCCGTTCTCTCGGATGCGCGGTTCGTCGGGGATTTCGAGGCCGTACTTCTCGGCCTTCGGGATGTAGGCGTTGAGGAAGGCGTTACGCAACTCGTCGTTGGTCATCGTCTTCAGGCCCACGTCGGCCGAGAAGTCGTGGTGAGTGGACTTGTCGTCGGTCGGCCCGAAGAACTGGATGATTCGGGGCCACCACGTCTCGAAGGCCTCTTGCGTCTTCTCCTGCTCGGCCTTCGAGCCGGTCATCAGCTCGTAGAGGATGGCCTCGCCGTGCTTGACGTGGAAACCCTCCTCGAAACACACCTTGTCCATCGCGTGGGCGTACGGTTCCCAACTGGACTGCTTGAGCGTCGCCTGTCGGCGCATCGCCGCGCCGTCCACGAAGAAGGCGATCATCGGCGTCTCGACCCACGAGTCCAGCGGGTAGTGGAAGCAGTTGAGGAACTTCCCCTCGCCCTCGGCCAACTCGTCTAACATCTGCTCGCGGGACTTGATACCGAGCGACTCGGCGGCCCGGTAGAGCAGTTGCCCGTGGCCGATTTCGTCCTGCACCTTCGCCGAGAACGCCAGCTTCCGGTCGAGGCTCGGGGCCTCGCGGATGAAGGGTCGTTCGAGGTACGCCCCCATGATCTCGCTGTTCGCGTGGAACTGAATCATGCGGGTCGCGGCCTTCCGGTACTTCTCCGGGAGGTCGTCTTTCGGACTGAATTCGCGCGGTCCGGCGCGCTCCTTGACTTGCTCGATGTCCATATACAATCATCTACGACCCCGACCGGGATACCGATTGACCCGTCCATGTGGCGGGTTTAAATACGACGCCGAACAAGTTTCTCGCATGACCGACCGGCCGACACGCCGACGCCCGGCCGACCGTCCACCGTCGAGTGACCTCCACTGTCCCCCGGAAACCCGCGCCGACAGTGCGCCGAGACGCCCCGCCGACAGTGCGCCGAGACGCCCCGCCGACCGTCGAGCAGTAGCGCGGGCACCGACCGAACCACCGCGAACGCCCGGCGGAACGACCACCGCGTCTGGGCGGACTGAAAGGGGCCGCACGCTCGCGGGCCGTAGGCCCGTGGTCGCCTCCGGCGGCTATATTCCGCGCGCAGTTCTGCGCGCGGAATATCCGGCGGAGCGACCGCGAGCGTGCGGGGGCGTTCTACTTCTTCTTTCCAGAACCTCCATCACCACCGACAACGCGAACCGAACCACTGGAGGTATCGAATCGTGATAGACGAGTGTCTCGTCGTGGAGTTCAGCGTCACTGGCGACGACTGCCCGCTGGCCGAGGCGACCCGCGAGACGGGAGCCACCATCGACGCCCGCCCGCCGCAACTCCGTCACGACGACTACGCGCTGTTGCGCTTCTCGGCGGGCGCGGAGGCCGACGAACTCGCCGACGCACTCGACGCGGACGAGCGGATTCGCTACCTCCACGTCTCCCGGACCGACAGTCGGACCAACTTCCGGTGTCTCTCGAAACACCCCTGCGTCGTCCACGAGTTGACCGACGCCGGATTCATGGCCGAGACCCTCCAGTACCGCGAGGGGACCGAACGGTACACCGGCGCAGTCGTCGGCCACGACGTGCTTCAGGGCGTCCTCTCGGCGGCCGCCGAGACGGTCGGCGTCTCGCTCGAACGGGTCTTCCCGCTCGGGAGCGAGGACGACGAGGCGGTCGCCCAGCGGTGGGACGTGACGCCCGCTCAGGAGGTCGCGCTCCGGACCGCGATGGAGATGGGCTACTTCTCGGTCCCGCGAGGAGCGACCGCCGCGGCGGTCGCCGACGAGTTGGGAATCAGCAAGTCGGCGTTTCTGGAGCGCCTGCGCCGGGGGCAGGCGACGCTGTTCGCGCAGGTCTTCGGGTAGAACCGCGACGGACCCCGCGGGGAGGGCGTCTGGTCGGTCGGCTACGACTCGTCGTCCATTCCCGAGTCGTCTCCCGTCGGCCGAAAGTGGATTTCGGAACCCGAGACGGAACCGTTCGACCGACTGACGCATCGCCGACCGTCGAGCGAGTCGCGGGTCGCTACTCCTCGACCGCGATACGCCCGTCCAGTTCGGCATCGACGCCCACCGTCCGCGCGTACTCGACCAGCGCCTCGTACTGCACGCCGACCGTCTCGGTCACGTGCTCGCGGCCTATCGCCGGGAACTCGTCGGTGTCGACGACGTACCCGTTCGTCGCCAGCGCGTACTCGGTCCGGGGGTCCAGCGACTCGCCGCCGACGCGGACCTCGCGGACGGTCTGCTCGGCGCGGTCCCAGACGACCGTCATCCCGCTGAAGTGGGCCCACCACGCCTCGGGGGTCGGACTTCGGCGGGCGCGCTCGTCGGTGGCGACCGCCTGTTCGGCGAGGTCCCGGAGCGTCTCACCCGAGAGTTCGGCCCGGCAGAGGTCGGCCGCGAACGGTTCGAGGCCCCGTATCTCTGCGAGCGTCACCTCGTCCGAGAGGGCGGGACCTCCCCGGAGCATCCGGGTGTCTGCGTACCCCACGTCGGCATCGCCCGCCCAGCGGTAGGCGTCGGTGACGAAGTTCGTGATCCGTCGCTCGCCCGCGAAGCTGGCCTCGCGGTCCCTGTCGAGCGGTTCCTCGGCGACGCCGACCACCTCGGCGAGTCCCGTCTCCGCGAGTCGGGCGCGCAGGCGCTCGGCCACCTCGTCGTCCCGTGGAGCGCCCGCGACCTCGTGGCGGGTGGCCGTCGCTTTCTTGCCGAGTTCGACCTCCCAGAGGACTCGGCCGTTCGCCCCCGGCCGGACGAGCAGCGTCCCGTCGATTCGGTCGTGGCGCTCGCCGTGGACGTGTCCGGCGAGAATCGCGTCTACGTCGGTCTCCGTGGCGATGTCGTCCAGTCGGTCGTCGCGGACGTGTGCGAGCGCGACCGTCCAGTCCGACCCCGCCGCTCGGAGGTCAGCCACTCCGTCGCGGACCGCGTCCACAGGGGCGGAAACGGCCAGTTCGTCGGGGACCGAGGACGCGGGGTCGGTCACGCCGACGAGGCCGACGGACGTTCCGCCGCGCTCTATCGTCGTCGTCGCAACCGTGTCGCCGAACGGGTCGTCGCCGTCGCTGACGTTCGTGACCCACGTCTGGGGCGACTGGCGGACGACGCGTCGTGCCGCGTCGAGTCCGTAGTCGAAGTCGTGGTTGCCGAACGTCTCGGCGTCGGATTCGACCGCGCGGAAGAAGTCGAGGGATTGCGCGCCGTCTTCGACCATCGCCAACACGCCGGGACCGAGGTCGTCGCCGGTACCGACCACGACGGTCCGGTCGTCGCGCAGCGACTCGATGCACCCCGCGAGGCGGCCGATGCGCTCGGGGTGGTCGTAGGCGTTCTCGACGTCGGAGTATTGGAGGAGTCGCATCTTGCCCGTCGCGCTCGCTACCCCGTCTTGTAGACGCCGCGCGCGTCGGCGACCTGTGCATCACTTTCCTCCGCGTAGACTTCCACGTCCACGACGCCCACGTCGCTCCCAC
Protein-coding sequences here:
- the paaD gene encoding 1,2-phenylacetyl-CoA epoxidase subunit PaaD, encoding MSSELPYDPEIPDLREEDPADLDADEIPGTGGVSGSGDAAVPGLSDDCSDPALCAYTEYVEGEEVEDMPATGEGAEGIEADVWDALYGVEDPEMPVSIVDLGLIYGVEVSERVDEGHHAEVLMTLTYSGCPARDMLTDEVERAVAGVEGIESVDLRLVWSPEWSIEMVTEQGKADLNDFGLSV
- the paaC gene encoding 1,2-phenylacetyl-CoA epoxidase subunit PaaC — encoded protein: MASAEQLSGPEALSEDEREAVETLLFRLADDEFVLAERYTEWQVRAPTLESDLALANIAQDELGHARLWYDLLQDFGPDEPDLIWERPPEEWHHSTLTELPFEEGDWADPILRSYLYDVAEELRLEALADSSYARIRDRVGKIRGEEDYHREHAENWLERLCDDEEGRRRVQQVLDRLFPYALTLFAPTDEDVEDRIDELGLRTETLADMREEWLDTVVPYLEGLGLDVDADADLPDEIGRDASHTDDWDDLWDEFTNTYRELGRSEATRIMKDPDEAE
- the paaB gene encoding 1,2-phenylacetyl-CoA epoxidase subunit PaaB → MIWEVFRQDQAGEYHTHCGNVHAPDREMALMFAEVQHGRRKPTNSLWVVPQKEIGEVDTEDAKFGGTTDKSYRWAQSYNFEAAASEVADSESEQVQAEAERQRGDD
- the paaA gene encoding 1,2-phenylacetyl-CoA epoxidase subunit PaaA, producing the protein MDIEQVKERAGPREFSPKDDLPEKYRKAATRMIQFHANSEIMGAYLERPFIREAPSLDRKLAFSAKVQDEIGHGQLLYRAAESLGIKSREQMLDELAEGEGKFLNCFHYPLDSWVETPMIAFFVDGAAMRRQATLKQSSWEPYAHAMDKVCFEEGFHVKHGEAILYELMTGSKAEQEKTQEAFETWWPRIIQFFGPTDDKSTHHDFSADVGLKTMTNDELRNAFLNAYIPKAEKYGLEIPDEPRIRENGDGTYEVEEDDLNWDEFFTIAKNDSPGSHEQIGKRSRTQEAVEWVRNSMDDWETKSAGASPQAAD
- a CDS encoding helix-turn-helix domain-containing protein, with the translated sequence MIDECLVVEFSVTGDDCPLAEATRETGATIDARPPQLRHDDYALLRFSAGAEADELADALDADERIRYLHVSRTDSRTNFRCLSKHPCVVHELTDAGFMAETLQYREGTERYTGAVVGHDVLQGVLSAAAETVGVSLERVFPLGSEDDEAVAQRWDVTPAQEVALRTAMEMGYFSVPRGATAAAVADELGISKSAFLERLRRGQATLFAQVFG
- a CDS encoding bifunctional metallophosphatase/5'-nucleotidase, giving the protein MRLLQYSDVENAYDHPERIGRLAGCIESLRDDRTVVVGTGDDLGPGVLAMVEDGAQSLDFFRAVESDAETFGNHDFDYGLDAARRVVRQSPQTWVTNVSDGDDPFGDTVATTTIERGGTSVGLVGVTDPASSVPDELAVSAPVDAVRDGVADLRAAGSDWTVALAHVRDDRLDDIATETDVDAILAGHVHGERHDRIDGTLLVRPGANGRVLWEVELGKKATATRHEVAGAPRDDEVAERLRARLAETGLAEVVGVAEEPLDRDREASFAGERRITNFVTDAYRWAGDADVGYADTRMLRGGPALSDEVTLAEIRGLEPFAADLCRAELSGETLRDLAEQAVATDERARRSPTPEAWWAHFSGMTVVWDRAEQTVREVRVGGESLDPRTEYALATNGYVVDTDEFPAIGREHVTETVGVQYEALVEYARTVGVDAELDGRIAVEE